The following coding sequences lie in one Sorghum bicolor cultivar BTx623 chromosome 6, Sorghum_bicolor_NCBIv3, whole genome shotgun sequence genomic window:
- the LOC8071105 gene encoding secretory carrier-associated membrane protein 6, with protein MHHDPNPFDEGGAEDNPFSNGGGGGGKQQYGFRPTEPVGFGGAGRGGDAVVDVPLETMGDSKSKSRELSSWESDLKRREADIKRREEALKNAGVPMEEKNWPPFFPIIHHDIANEIPANVQKLQYLAFASWLGIVLCLSWNFIAVIVCWIKEGDSKLFFLATIYALLGIPLSYLIWYRPLYRAMRTNSAFSFGWFFLCYLIHIGFCIIAAIAPPIVFHGKSLTGILAAIDTFSEHVIIGIFYFVGFALFCLETLLSIGVLQKVYMYFRGNK; from the exons ATGCATCACGACCCCAACCCCTTCGACGAGGGCGGCGCCGAGGACAACCCCTTCTCC aatggaggaggtggaggcggCAAGCAGCAGTACGGGTTCCGGCCGACTGAGCCCGTCGGGTTCGGCGGCGCCGGCAGGGGGGGCGACGCCGTCGTCGACGTCCCGCTCGAGACCATGGGG GACTCTAAGAGCAAGTCGAGGGAGCTCTCGTCGTGGGAATCAGATCTGAAGCGGCGAGAGGCG GATATCAAGAGGAGGGAGGAGGCGCTGAAGAATG CTGGTGTGCCGATGGAGGAGAAGAACTGGCCACCATTCTTCCCCATCATCCACCATGACATTGCCAATGAGATACCAGCCAATGTGCAGAAGTTACAGTATCTTGCATTCGCAAGCTGGCTTG GAATTGTGCTTTGCCTGTCCTGGAACTTCATTGCTGTCATAGTCTGCTGGATCAAGGAGGGAG ATTCAAAGTTGTTTTTCCTTGCAACAATCTATGCTTTGCTTGGAATTCCTCTGTCATATCTGATATGGTATAGGCCACTCTACCGTGCAATGAG GACTAACAGTGCTTTCAGTTTTGGATGGTTTTTCCTGTGTTACCTG ATCCACATTGGTTTTTGCATAATTGCTGCCATTGCTCCACCAATTGTATTTCATGGGAAATCATTAAC TGGTATTCTGGCTGCGATTGACACCTTCTCTGAGCATGTGATAATTGGG ATCTTTTACTTTGTTGGGTTTGCACTGTTTTGTCTGGAGACATTGCTGAGCATTGGGGTCCTTCAG AAAGTGTACATGTACTTCAGAGGGAACAAGTGA
- the LOC8071106 gene encoding uncharacterized protein LOC8071106 has translation MCDYFLPRMEGDQAGGGGGDLTDIVRSGGAIPGNAAEMSSTAAADEWQLQGDPMLFPPLPSSTTSEAAACSAGGGTGADVFGADPFSGLVDPFSTDYSSGADFLDAMPDAMAKVGFDTAICGGSGSGCGGGGAGGGGQLIDMSRKQPLLPRGVQMPALGVLAPRMVLPSPLSSPREIRPYPPLAGDMVKLGITAGQVAGCAIDAAVVGMQMSSPRSAGGIKRRKNQARKVVCIPAPTAAGGRPTGEVVPSDLWAWRKYGQKPIKGSPYPRGYYRCSSSKGCSARKQVERSRTDPNMLVITYTSEHNHPWPTQRNALAGSTRNHHGKNSGGSSGSKSSQNEKQQQQQQPNNVKEEPKDPAATTTTTSTITTTTTSTSPAAVVKEETLAAGSSSEALGQQVMDTTALAVVDHNIELMDQVFGESYKPMIPEAGHSDDFFSDLAELESDPMSLIFSKEYMEAKPSSGGDRGHHQEKAMSKDLDPLFDMLDWSTNSSSAGSPFEQGKRG, from the exons ATGTGCGACTACTTCCTTCCGAGGATGGAGGGCGAccaggccggcggcggcggcggcgaccttACCGACATCGTCCGGTCCGGCGGGGCCATCCCTGGCAACGCCGCTGAGATGTCGTCCACGGCCGCCGCGGACGAGTGGCAGCTCCAGGGGGACCCGATGCTCTTCCCGCCGCTTCCCTCGTCCACGACGTCGGAAGCAGCAGCCTGCTCCGCCggcgggggcacaggtgccgacgtCTTCGGCGCCGACCCTTTCTCGGGGCTCGTGGACCCGTTTAGTACCGACTACTCCTCAGGCGCCGACTTCTTGGACGCCATGCCGGACGCGATGGCCAAGGTCGGCTTCGACACGGCTATCtgtggcggcagcggcagcggctgcggaggaggcggagcaggcGGAGGCGGCCAGCTGATAGACATGAGCCGGAAGCAGCCTCTCTTGCCGCGGGGGGTGCAGATGCCGGCGCTTGGAGTGCTGGCGCCGAGGATGGTGTTGCCGTCGCCGTTGTCGTCGCCGAGGGAGATACGACCGTACCCGCCGTTAGCCGGCGACATGGTCAAGCTCGGGATCACGGCCGGGCAGGTGGCCGGGTGCGCCATCGACGCAGCCGTCGTCGGCATGCAGATGTCTTCGCCTCGCTCCGCGGGCGGGATCAAGCGCAG GAAGAACCAGGCAAGGAAGGTGGTATGCATCCCGGCGCCGACAGCAGCTGGGGGAAGACCAACTGGAGAGGTGGTTCCTTCTGATCTCTGGGCCTGGAGGAAGTACGGCCAGAAGCCTATCAAGGGTTCTCCTTATCCAAG AGGGTACTACAGATGCAGCAGCTCAAAAGGGTGCTCAGCACGGAAGCAAGTGGAACGCAGTCGGACTGACCCAAACATGCTCGTCATCACCTACACCTCTGAGCACAACCATCCATGGCCGACTCAGCGCAACGCCCTGGCCGGGTCAACTCGGAATCACCACGGCAAGAACAGCGGCGGCAGCTCAGGTTCCAAGAGCTCACAGAACGAgaagcaacagcaacagcagcaaccaAACAACGTCAAGGAAGAGCCCAAGGATCCGGCGGCCACGACGACAACCACTAGCACGATTACTACCACAACTACTAGTACTTCTCCGGCAGCGGTTGTGAAAGAGGAGACGCTGGCAGCTGGATCATCGTCAGAGGCACTGGGGCAACAAGTCATGGATACTACAGCGCTAGCAGTAGTAGACCACAACATTGAACTCATGGACCAGGTGTTCGGCGAGAGCTACAAGCCGATGATACCGGAGGCCGGCCACTCTGACGACTTCTTCTCCGACCTCGCGGAGCTGGAGTCAGATCCCATGAGCCTAATCTTCTCCAAAGAGTACATGGAAGCGAAACCCAGCAGCGGTGGTGATCGTGGCCACCATCAGGAGAAAGCAATGTCCAAGGACttggatccattgtttgacATGCTAGATTGGTCTACTAATTCCTCATCAGCTGGGAGCCCATTTGAGCAAGGAAAGAGAGGCTAA
- the LOC8063907 gene encoding protein NRT1/ PTR FAMILY 8.5 isoform X1 gives MDRPADADATSTDADVERASSPLQAEAESLVPLLAAREQEVAKDSNINSKAPKIVLCLVFLEVTAFYGVYLNLIVYLQDVLHGDSASNAAAVSFWAGASYLMPVVGAAIADSYWGKYKTVVVGLSISLAGMAVITTSATLPSLRPPPCEHGTGTYCAPAALHQRLVFFAGIYLCAIGIGGLKAAIASFGAEQFDDENGKNVAERERKASYFSWYYGVANLGILTSGTLLVWVEDKVSWGLGYGVCASFVAVAVVALAATAPVYRLVPPVGSPLKGACQVLVAFARKVNVRVPDDAAELYAEEHAKVSFLQQPRELLEHTDQFRCLDKAAVVTSADLEDGNPWRLCTVTQVEELKTLLRLIPVWLTSAVYFVANSQAQTTFVQQGSMTDSKIGRGAFSVPAASLTCIETVFVVAAIALYNRAVAPAARRFLGRAEAFTPLQLMGLGHGAVIAAVALAACAESRRLANVRAGAALLGIAWLLPQYVVMAVSDASLSVGQLEFFYDQAPETMRSASTAFYFLSCSLGNLISSQLVTLVASVTEMSGRTGWFPPNLDDGHLDYYFMLIVGINAVNFAVFVYLAKNYTPKRVR, from the exons ATGGATAGACCAGCGGATGCGGATGCTACCAGCACGGATGCCGATGTCGAGCGGGCGAGCTCGCCGCTCCAAGCGGAGGCCGAG AGCTTGGTGCCTCTGCTAGCAGCTCGGGAACAGGAAGTGGCCAAAGACAGTAATATCAACTCCAAGGCGCCCAAGATAGTCTTGT GCCTGGTGTTCTTGGAAGTCACTGCTTTCTACGGGGTCTACCTGAACCTAATCGTGTATCTCCAGGACGTTCTTCATGGCGACAGTGCCTCCAACGCGGCGGCCGTCAGTTTCTGGGCTGGAGCTAGCTACCTGATGCCCGTGGTCGGCGCCGCCATCGCCGATTCTTACTGGGGCAAGTACAAGACCGTGGTCGTCGGCCTCTCCATCTCTCTCGCT GGGATGGCCGTGATCACGACATCGGCTACGCTGCCGTCACTGAGGCCTCCGCCGTGCGAGCACGGCACCGGCACGTACTGCGCCCCGGCGGCTCTGCACCAACGGCTGGTGTTCTTTGCGGGCATATACCTGTGCGCCATCGGGATCGGCGGGTTGAAGGCGGCCATAGCCTCGTTCGGCGCGGAGCAGTTCGACGACGAGAACGGCAAGAACGTGGCGGAGCGGGAGAGGAAGGCCTCCTACTTCAGCTGGTACTACGGCGTGGCCAACCTGGGCATTCTCACCTCGGGGACCCTGCTGGTCTGGGTCGAGGACAAGGTCAGCTGGGGGCTCGGGTACGGCGTCTGCGCGTCGTTCGTCGCGGTGGCCGTCGTCGCCCTCGCCGCGACGGCGCCCGTGTACCGGCTCGTGCCTCCGGTGGGCAGCCCCTTGAAGGGCGCGTGCCAGGTGCTCGTCGCGTTCGCTCGCAAGGTGAACGTGAGAGTGCCTGACGATGCTGCCGAGCTGTACGCGGAGGAGCATGCCAAGGTGTCTTTCCTGCAACAACCTCGCGAGTTGTTAGAGCACACGGACCAGTTCAGGTGCTTGGACAAAGCTGCGGTTGTCACGAGCGCGGACTTGGAAGACGGCAACCCATGGAGGCTGTGCACGGTGACCCAGGTGGAGGAGCTCAAGACGCTGCTGCGGCTGATCCCGGTTTGGCTCACGTCGGCCGTGTACTTCGTCGCCAACTCCCAGGCGCAGACCACCTTCGTGCAGCAGGGCTCCATGACGGACTCCAAGATCGGGCGCGGCGCGTTCTCCGTGCCGGCCGCGTCACTGACGTGCATCGAGACGGTGTTCGTGGTGGCCGCCATCGCGCTCTACAACCGGGCCGTCGCGCCCGCGGCGCGCCGCTTCCTCGGCCGCGCGGAGGCGTTCACGCCGCTGCAGCTCATGGGGCTCGGCCACGGCGCGGTGATCGCCGCGGTGGCCCTCGCAGCGTGCGCCGAGTCGCGCAGGCTGGCGAATGTCAGGGCCGGGGCAGCGCTCTTGGGCATTGCGTGGCTGCTGCCGCAGTACGTCGTGATGGCCGTCTCCGATGCGTCGCTCAGCGTCGGGCAGCTGGAGTTCTTCTACGACCAGGCGCCGGAGACGATGCGCAGCGCCTCGACGGCGTTCTACTTCCTGTCGTGCTCGCTCGGGAACCTCATTAGCTCGCAGCTGGTGACGCTGGTGGCGTCGGTGACCGAGATGAGCGGGAGGACGGGATGGTTTCCGCCAAACCTGGACGATGGGCACTTGGATTACTACTTCATGCTCATTGTCGGCATCAACGCAGTGAACTTTGCCGTTTTTGTTTACCTCGCCAAGAATTACACGCCCAAGAGGGTTAGATAG
- the LOC8063907 gene encoding protein NRT1/ PTR FAMILY 8.5 isoform X2, with protein MPVVGAAIADSYWGKYKTVVVGLSISLAGMAVITTSATLPSLRPPPCEHGTGTYCAPAALHQRLVFFAGIYLCAIGIGGLKAAIASFGAEQFDDENGKNVAERERKASYFSWYYGVANLGILTSGTLLVWVEDKVSWGLGYGVCASFVAVAVVALAATAPVYRLVPPVGSPLKGACQVLVAFARKVNVRVPDDAAELYAEEHAKVSFLQQPRELLEHTDQFRCLDKAAVVTSADLEDGNPWRLCTVTQVEELKTLLRLIPVWLTSAVYFVANSQAQTTFVQQGSMTDSKIGRGAFSVPAASLTCIETVFVVAAIALYNRAVAPAARRFLGRAEAFTPLQLMGLGHGAVIAAVALAACAESRRLANVRAGAALLGIAWLLPQYVVMAVSDASLSVGQLEFFYDQAPETMRSASTAFYFLSCSLGNLISSQLVTLVASVTEMSGRTGWFPPNLDDGHLDYYFMLIVGINAVNFAVFVYLAKNYTPKRVR; from the exons ATGCCCGTGGTCGGCGCCGCCATCGCCGATTCTTACTGGGGCAAGTACAAGACCGTGGTCGTCGGCCTCTCCATCTCTCTCGCT GGGATGGCCGTGATCACGACATCGGCTACGCTGCCGTCACTGAGGCCTCCGCCGTGCGAGCACGGCACCGGCACGTACTGCGCCCCGGCGGCTCTGCACCAACGGCTGGTGTTCTTTGCGGGCATATACCTGTGCGCCATCGGGATCGGCGGGTTGAAGGCGGCCATAGCCTCGTTCGGCGCGGAGCAGTTCGACGACGAGAACGGCAAGAACGTGGCGGAGCGGGAGAGGAAGGCCTCCTACTTCAGCTGGTACTACGGCGTGGCCAACCTGGGCATTCTCACCTCGGGGACCCTGCTGGTCTGGGTCGAGGACAAGGTCAGCTGGGGGCTCGGGTACGGCGTCTGCGCGTCGTTCGTCGCGGTGGCCGTCGTCGCCCTCGCCGCGACGGCGCCCGTGTACCGGCTCGTGCCTCCGGTGGGCAGCCCCTTGAAGGGCGCGTGCCAGGTGCTCGTCGCGTTCGCTCGCAAGGTGAACGTGAGAGTGCCTGACGATGCTGCCGAGCTGTACGCGGAGGAGCATGCCAAGGTGTCTTTCCTGCAACAACCTCGCGAGTTGTTAGAGCACACGGACCAGTTCAGGTGCTTGGACAAAGCTGCGGTTGTCACGAGCGCGGACTTGGAAGACGGCAACCCATGGAGGCTGTGCACGGTGACCCAGGTGGAGGAGCTCAAGACGCTGCTGCGGCTGATCCCGGTTTGGCTCACGTCGGCCGTGTACTTCGTCGCCAACTCCCAGGCGCAGACCACCTTCGTGCAGCAGGGCTCCATGACGGACTCCAAGATCGGGCGCGGCGCGTTCTCCGTGCCGGCCGCGTCACTGACGTGCATCGAGACGGTGTTCGTGGTGGCCGCCATCGCGCTCTACAACCGGGCCGTCGCGCCCGCGGCGCGCCGCTTCCTCGGCCGCGCGGAGGCGTTCACGCCGCTGCAGCTCATGGGGCTCGGCCACGGCGCGGTGATCGCCGCGGTGGCCCTCGCAGCGTGCGCCGAGTCGCGCAGGCTGGCGAATGTCAGGGCCGGGGCAGCGCTCTTGGGCATTGCGTGGCTGCTGCCGCAGTACGTCGTGATGGCCGTCTCCGATGCGTCGCTCAGCGTCGGGCAGCTGGAGTTCTTCTACGACCAGGCGCCGGAGACGATGCGCAGCGCCTCGACGGCGTTCTACTTCCTGTCGTGCTCGCTCGGGAACCTCATTAGCTCGCAGCTGGTGACGCTGGTGGCGTCGGTGACCGAGATGAGCGGGAGGACGGGATGGTTTCCGCCAAACCTGGACGATGGGCACTTGGATTACTACTTCATGCTCATTGTCGGCATCAACGCAGTGAACTTTGCCGTTTTTGTTTACCTCGCCAAGAATTACACGCCCAAGAGGGTTAGATAG
- the LOC8063908 gene encoding protein NRT1/ PTR FAMILY 8.3, translated as MSQPHGARSSHFLPQFPLRRITARVHDKPRRQGYAPSPLPLGFRVPWLGELRRRRRRRPLRPASVLVQQGLAARAWIRSTLTKESSRNSCTQGYLGGLPFRVSDSGELFWDETTRFSANDRPAKPHAPLQEVARKKKKQDLGSSQLQRQQMDAGDAMEKGQPERGSPKIQDESLTVPLIQDKKTGSKAPAVVLAFECLESTAFNGIGTNLVVYLETVLHGSNLASASSVTSWFGTSYLTPIFGAIVADTFWGNYNTILVSLLVYLLGMMLVTFSAFLPTTELCGVGSSCHPVLGSQNVAFLGLYLVAFGSGGVRAALLPFGAEQFDDDNAVDRERKMSFFSWFYICVDFGMIISGVFIVWIQQNISWGLGFGIATACVALAFGGFVLATPMYKRRMPTGTPLKSLGQVVVAAFRKVSLRVPADAGLLYEVHDMIEQPKIAHTDEFGFLDKAAVVAESDDPEEVTNDAAAAAAGSSSWRLCTVTQVEELKILLRLLPIWATSIVLSAAYAQLNTTFVQQGGVMDMRVMSSLTVPAASMVSFEVLCVLAWVLIYDAVILPALRAISPARGEPSQLQRMGAGRLLMACAMAVAALVEMRRLDAAGRGESISIAWQMPQYFVLAGGEVFCYIAQLEFFYDEAPETMKSMCTSFALLTVALGSYMSSLIYAVVDALTATGGGGRPGWISDNLDEGHLDYFFWTMAALCTLNFVVYSGFARNYKVKTVVS; from the exons ATGTCGCAGCCGCACGGTGCTCGCAGCTCACACTTTCTTCCCCAGTTCCCCCTACGTCGCATAACGGCACGAGTGCACGACAAGCCTCGGCGGCAGGGCTACGCCCCCTCCCCCCTTCCCCTCGGCTTCCGTGTGCCGTGGCtcggagagctccgccgccgccgccgccgccgccccctccGCCCGGCCTCAGTATTGGTTCAACAAGGCCTCG CCGCTAGAGCATGGATTAGGTCAACTCTGACCAAGGAGAGCAGCAGAAACAGCTGCACCCAAGGTTACCTTGGCGGCCTTCCGTTCCGCGTATCGGATTCTGGAGAACTGTTCTGGGATGAGACG ACTCGCTTCTCCGCAAACGATCGACCAGCGAAGCCGCACGCTCCGCTCCAGGAGGTTgcgaggaaaaaaaaaaagcaggaTCTAGGAAGCTCGCAGTTGCAGCGGCAGCAGATGGACGCCGGCGACGCCATGGAGAAGGGCCAGCCAGAG AGGGGAAGCCCAAAGATTCAGGATGAAAGTCTCACGGTGCCACTCATTCAAGACAAGAAAACCGGAAGCAAAGCACCAGCAGTGGTTCTAG CATTCGAGTGCTTGGAAAGCACAGCGTTCAATGGCATTGGCACGAACCTAGTGGTGTACCTGGAGACCGTGCTGCACGGTAGCAATCTAGCCAGCGCGTCCAGTGTCACCTCGTGGTTCGGGACCAGCTACCTGACGCCGATCTTCGGCGCCATCGTCGCGGACACGTTCTGGGGCAACTACAACACCATCCTCGTCTCCCTCCTCGTCTACCTTCTT GGCATGATGTTGGTCACCTTCTCGGCGTTcctgccgaccaccgagctctGTGGAGTTGGGTCGTCGTGCCACCCCGTGCTGGGCTCGCAGAACGTCGCGTTCCTCGGCCTCTACCTCGTGGCCTTCGGCAGCGGCGGCGtgcgcgcggcgctgctgcCGTTCGGCGCGGAGCAGTTCGACGACGACAACGCCGTGGACCGGGAGCGCAAGATGTCCTTCTTCAGCTGGTTCTACATCTGCGTCGACTTCGGCATGATCATCTCGGGCGTCTTCATCGTGTGGATCCAGCAGAACATCAGCTGGGGGCTCGGCTTCGGCATCGCCACCGCCTGCGTCGCGCTCGCCTTCGGCGGCTTCGTGCTCGCCACGCCCATGTACAAGCGCCGGATGCCGACGGGAACGCCGCTCAAGAGCCTGGGCCAGGTCGTCGTCGCCGCGTTCAGGAAGGTCAGCCTCCGCGTCCCCGCGGACGCCGGCCTCCTCTACGAGGTCCACGACATGATCGAGCAGCCCAAGATCGCGCACACCGACGAGTTCGGGTTCCTCGACAAGGCGGCGGTGGTCGCGGAGTCGGACGACCCGGAGGAGGTGACGAAcgacgccgcggcggcggccgcggggtCGTCGTCGTGGAGGCTCTGCACGGTGACGCAGGTGGAGGAGCTCAAGATCCTGCTGCGCCTGCTCCCGATATGGGCGACCAGCATCGTGCTGTCGGCGGCGTACGCGCAGCTCAACACCACGTTCGTGCAGCAGGGCGGCGTGATGGACATGCGGGTGATGTCGTCGCTCACCGTCCCGGCGGCGTCCATGGTGTCCTTCGAGGTGCTCTGCGTCCTGGCGTGGGTGCTCATCTACGACGCCGTGATCCTGCCGGCGCTCCGGGCCATCTCCCCCGCGCGCGGGGAGCCGTCGCAGCTGCAGCGGATGGGCGCCGGGCGGCTGCTCATGGCGTGCGCGATGGCcgtggcggcgctggtggagatgaGGCGCCTCGACGCCGCTGGCCGCGGCGAGTCCATCAGCATCGCGTGGCAGATGCCGCAGTACTTCGTGCTGGCCGGCGGGGAGGTGTTCTGCTACATCGCGCAGCTGGAGTTCTTCTACGACGAGGCGCCGGAGACGATGAAGAGCATGTGCACGTCCTTCGCGCTGCTCACCGTCGCGCTGGGGAGCTACATGAGCTCGCTCATCTACGCCGTCGTGGACGCGCTCACcgccaccggcggcggcgggcggcccGGCTGGATCTCGGACAACCTCGACGAGGGCCACCTCGACTACTTCTTCTGGACCATGGCGGCGCTGTGCACGCTCAACTTCGTCGTGTACAGTGGGTTCGCCAGGAACTACAAGGTCAAGACGGTCGTGTCGTGA